In Kiritimatiellia bacterium, the sequence GACAATTGACAACGATCTGCTGGAGAATGACCACACCCCCGGCTTTGCCAGCGCCGCCCGGTTCGTGGCGCATGCCCTCATGGGCGACAACCTTGATAACCGCGCCCTGAAGGGCGTCAAGATTGACGTCGTCATGGGCCGGCACGCCGGTTTTCTGACGGCGGCCTCGGCCCTGGCGAAAAACTATCCCGATGACGGTCCGCACCTGATTTACATTCCGGAGCGGCCTTTCTCCATGGAAAAATTCTGCGAGGACGTCAAAAAAGTTTACGACCGGCTCGGCCGGTGCGTCGTGGCGGTTTCGGAAGGCATCTCCGATGAATACGGGATCGCCATCGCCACCAAGTTCATCAAGGAAACCGATTCGCACGGCAATGTACAGCTCAGCGGCACGGGCGCCCTGGGCGACCTGCTGGTAAATGAAATCAAAACCAGGCTCCAGATCAAACGCGTCCGGGCCGACACTTTCGGCTACCTGCAGCGTTCATTCCCGGGCATGACATCCAATGTTGACGCCCGCGAGGCGCGGGCCGTCGGCATTGAAGCGGTCAAAACGGCGGCCGGCGGAGAATTGCAGGGCTCAATCGCCATTCGCCGCAAACCGGGCAAAAAATACCAGGCCTATTTTGAGCTGGTTCCCCTGCAGAGCGTGGCGCGCAACGCGCGCCCTATGCCCGATGAATTCATCAACGCCGCGGGAAACAATGTAACTGAAAAATTCCTCGCCTACGCCCGCCCGCTGCTCGGCGACCTGCCGAAAATCGGGCGATTCAAGGGCGTAGCTGTCAAAAAAACGGCGGGAAAATAAGCGGCTATTGCCGGAAGGTTTTAAAGAGGTCATGTTGAAAGTGGACTGAGCGCGGAAATCTTATCGCGTTCCGGTTCTCGTTCAACAGAGC encodes:
- a CDS encoding 6-phosphofructokinase; this encodes MSALKGNMLIAQSGGPSMVINQSLVGAVIEAKKHKQIKNIYGALHGIKGVLEEKMIDLRRESPAALEAVAQTPSSALGSVRKKPTADECVKIFAILRKYNIRYFFYIGGNDSAETANIIHEESRKENYDLCCFHIPKTIDNDLLENDHTPGFASAARFVAHALMGDNLDNRALKGVKIDVVMGRHAGFLTAASALAKNYPDDGPHLIYIPERPFSMEKFCEDVKKVYDRLGRCVVAVSEGISDEYGIAIATKFIKETDSHGNVQLSGTGALGDLLVNEIKTRLQIKRVRADTFGYLQRSFPGMTSNVDAREARAVGIEAVKTAAGGELQGSIAIRRKPGKKYQAYFELVPLQSVARNARPMPDEFINAAGNNVTEKFLAYARPLLGDLPKIGRFKGVAVKKTAGK